In Cotesia glomerata isolate CgM1 linkage group LG1, MPM_Cglom_v2.3, whole genome shotgun sequence, one genomic interval encodes:
- the LOC123265416 gene encoding mitochondrial sodium/calcium exchanger protein-like isoform X2: protein MCCMYHGTIISSWALEDDCSWVWNVDPDKRCEWVRSTSDCKLNSYIQYAEILFCSFDSSKSHLFIPGIILCVLWLLYLFLVLGTSADNFFCPSLSVIADVLRLSENIAGVTILAFGNGAPDVFTSLVSEEGIGELIMFVELIGAGVFVTAVIAGTIGIVAPVDIIAKTFIRDCCFYVSSIIWVSYISADDVIELWESLSLLLIYVLFILCVVIMQWIDNREVNRKDKILQIQDNDMLQTYLSPTTAQKHISKRVKAGAFSIKTKIDLAIATEISKVQFDSDESPSSSQVDLSQNGRPKGLFAEFFFDMNPIKAYDWKNANFLLRIILILRIPIMLVLQFIIPVVNKTAAKSGWSKLLNCIQPSVLPTVAVIILKVDDVEVGPLPLVVIVFVLGAVVSVVLITRTSRDQPPKYHNAFALLGFLGATLVVWVIAGEVMAVLESIGFASRISDAMLGLTLLAWGNSVGDLISNVAIARQGFARMGYSACFGGPLFNTLVGLGLHWTYTAFQHHDYRTHIINSDMMPGCLAFLLCSLTTSFLYLNITGFALRQSYGYVLISIYLVFMLINLLSEIKFIHPLGADHRPLTGIVQ, encoded by the exons ATGTGTTGTATGTATCACGGAACTATTATTTCAAGTTGGGCTCTTGAG gATGATTGCTCCTGGGTGTGGAATGTAGACCCTGACAAACGCTGTGAGTGGGTCAGGAGTACAAGTGACTGTAAATTAAATTCGTACATTCAGTATGCAGAAATCCTTTTCTGTTCATTTGATTCAAGCAAGTCACATTTATTCATCCCTGGGATTATATTGTGTGTTCTAtggttattatatttatttctggTGCTTGGAACGTCGGCTGACAACTT tttttgtCCCTCATTATCAGTGATTGCCGACGTGCTACGTTTGTCGGAGAATATTGCCGGTGTAACGATTTTAGCTTTCGGAAATGGCGCACCTGATGTGTTTACTTCCCTGGTTTCAGAAGAAGGAATCGGTGAATTGATAATGTTTGTGGAATTAATAGGAGCAGGAGTATTTGTGACAGCAGTTATTGCCGGTACAATTGGAATAGTCGCTCCGGTTGATATAATTGCCAAGACATTTATTCGCGACTGTTGTTTTTACGTTTCGTCTATTATTTGGGTATCTTACATTTCTGCAGACGACGTTATAGAATTGTGGGAAAGTCTGA gtttacttttaatttatgttttgtttattttatgtgTCGTTATAATGCAATGGATCGATAATCGCGAAGTTAATCGCAAAg ataaaattctacaaattcaagacaatgatATGTTGCAGACATATTTATCACCAACAACAGCACAAAAGCATATCAGCAAACGAGTTAAAGCCGGTGCATTCAGCATAAAGACAAAAATAG ATCTCGCAATAGCGACAGAAATATCTAAAGTCCAGTTTGACAGTGATGAATCTCCCTCAAGCTCACAGGTAGATTTATCTCAGAACGGACGACCTAAAGGTTTATTTGCTGAGTTTTTCTTTGACATGAATCCTATTAAAGCATACGATTGGAAGAATGCTAACTTTTTATTGAGAATCATACTTATTTTGCGGATCCCGATAATGCTCGTTTTGCAATTTATCATACCGGTTGTCAACAAAACCGCTGCAAAGTCAGGATGGTCTAAATTACTTAACTGTATTCAGCCAAGCGTCTTGCCCACAGTAGCAGTCATCATATTAAAAG TTGATGACGTTGAAGTTGGACCGTTGCCATTAGTTGTAATTGTATTTGTTCTTGGTGCTGTAGTATCTGTGGTTTTAATTACAAGAACTAGTCGTGATCAACCACCAAAATACCATAAT GCTTTTGCACTTCTGGGATTTTTGGGAGCAACCCTAGTGGTCTGGGTGATAGCAGGCGAAGTGATGGCTGTCCTGGAGAGTATCGGTTTTGCTAGCAGAATATCCGACGCTATGTTAGGATTAACCCTTCTAGCTTGGGGTAACAGCGTTGGAG ATCTCATCTCAAATGTGGCAATAGCGCGTCAAGGGTTCGCACGAATGGGTTACTCAGCTTGCTTCGGCGGACCTCTTTTCAATACGCTAGTTGGCCTTGGATTGCATTGGACTTACACAGCCTTTCAGCATCATGATTATCGCACTCACATAATCAACAGCGATATGATGCCAGGATGCTTGGCTTTCCTTCTCTGTTCACTCACTActtcatttctttatttaaacatCACGGGCTTTGCCTTGCGACAGAGCTATGGTTATGTACTTATCTccatttatttagtttttatgCTTATCAATCTTCTcagtgaaattaaatttatccaCCCGCTCGGAGCCGATCACCGACCTCTTACCGGAATAgttcaataa
- the LOC123265416 gene encoding mitochondrial sodium/calcium exchanger protein-like isoform X1: MRVSNLLHRLKGIIITKDDCSWVWNVDPDKRCEWVRSTSDCKLNSYIQYAEILFCSFDSSKSHLFIPGIILCVLWLLYLFLVLGTSADNFFCPSLSVIADVLRLSENIAGVTILAFGNGAPDVFTSLVSEEGIGELIMFVELIGAGVFVTAVIAGTIGIVAPVDIIAKTFIRDCCFYVSSIIWVSYISADDVIELWESLSLLLIYVLFILCVVIMQWIDNREVNRKDKILQIQDNDMLQTYLSPTTAQKHISKRVKAGAFSIKTKIDLAIATEISKVQFDSDESPSSSQVDLSQNGRPKGLFAEFFFDMNPIKAYDWKNANFLLRIILILRIPIMLVLQFIIPVVNKTAAKSGWSKLLNCIQPSVLPTVAVIILKVDDVEVGPLPLVVIVFVLGAVVSVVLITRTSRDQPPKYHNAFALLGFLGATLVVWVIAGEVMAVLESIGFASRISDAMLGLTLLAWGNSVGDLISNVAIARQGFARMGYSACFGGPLFNTLVGLGLHWTYTAFQHHDYRTHIINSDMMPGCLAFLLCSLTTSFLYLNITGFALRQSYGYVLISIYLVFMLINLLSEIKFIHPLGADHRPLTGIVQ; this comes from the exons ATGAGAGTGAGCAATTTGTTACATCGTTTAAAaggaataataattactaaa gATGATTGCTCCTGGGTGTGGAATGTAGACCCTGACAAACGCTGTGAGTGGGTCAGGAGTACAAGTGACTGTAAATTAAATTCGTACATTCAGTATGCAGAAATCCTTTTCTGTTCATTTGATTCAAGCAAGTCACATTTATTCATCCCTGGGATTATATTGTGTGTTCTAtggttattatatttatttctggTGCTTGGAACGTCGGCTGACAACTT tttttgtCCCTCATTATCAGTGATTGCCGACGTGCTACGTTTGTCGGAGAATATTGCCGGTGTAACGATTTTAGCTTTCGGAAATGGCGCACCTGATGTGTTTACTTCCCTGGTTTCAGAAGAAGGAATCGGTGAATTGATAATGTTTGTGGAATTAATAGGAGCAGGAGTATTTGTGACAGCAGTTATTGCCGGTACAATTGGAATAGTCGCTCCGGTTGATATAATTGCCAAGACATTTATTCGCGACTGTTGTTTTTACGTTTCGTCTATTATTTGGGTATCTTACATTTCTGCAGACGACGTTATAGAATTGTGGGAAAGTCTGA gtttacttttaatttatgttttgtttattttatgtgTCGTTATAATGCAATGGATCGATAATCGCGAAGTTAATCGCAAAg ataaaattctacaaattcaagacaatgatATGTTGCAGACATATTTATCACCAACAACAGCACAAAAGCATATCAGCAAACGAGTTAAAGCCGGTGCATTCAGCATAAAGACAAAAATAG ATCTCGCAATAGCGACAGAAATATCTAAAGTCCAGTTTGACAGTGATGAATCTCCCTCAAGCTCACAGGTAGATTTATCTCAGAACGGACGACCTAAAGGTTTATTTGCTGAGTTTTTCTTTGACATGAATCCTATTAAAGCATACGATTGGAAGAATGCTAACTTTTTATTGAGAATCATACTTATTTTGCGGATCCCGATAATGCTCGTTTTGCAATTTATCATACCGGTTGTCAACAAAACCGCTGCAAAGTCAGGATGGTCTAAATTACTTAACTGTATTCAGCCAAGCGTCTTGCCCACAGTAGCAGTCATCATATTAAAAG TTGATGACGTTGAAGTTGGACCGTTGCCATTAGTTGTAATTGTATTTGTTCTTGGTGCTGTAGTATCTGTGGTTTTAATTACAAGAACTAGTCGTGATCAACCACCAAAATACCATAAT GCTTTTGCACTTCTGGGATTTTTGGGAGCAACCCTAGTGGTCTGGGTGATAGCAGGCGAAGTGATGGCTGTCCTGGAGAGTATCGGTTTTGCTAGCAGAATATCCGACGCTATGTTAGGATTAACCCTTCTAGCTTGGGGTAACAGCGTTGGAG ATCTCATCTCAAATGTGGCAATAGCGCGTCAAGGGTTCGCACGAATGGGTTACTCAGCTTGCTTCGGCGGACCTCTTTTCAATACGCTAGTTGGCCTTGGATTGCATTGGACTTACACAGCCTTTCAGCATCATGATTATCGCACTCACATAATCAACAGCGATATGATGCCAGGATGCTTGGCTTTCCTTCTCTGTTCACTCACTActtcatttctttatttaaacatCACGGGCTTTGCCTTGCGACAGAGCTATGGTTATGTACTTATCTccatttatttagtttttatgCTTATCAATCTTCTcagtgaaattaaatttatccaCCCGCTCGGAGCCGATCACCGACCTCTTACCGGAATAgttcaataa
- the LOC123265416 gene encoding mitochondrial sodium/calcium exchanger protein-like isoform X3, with translation MFVELIGAGVFVTAVIAGTIGIVAPVDIIAKTFIRDCCFYVSSIIWVSYISADDVIELWESLSLLLIYVLFILCVVIMQWIDNREVNRKDKILQIQDNDMLQTYLSPTTAQKHISKRVKAGAFSIKTKIDLAIATEISKVQFDSDESPSSSQVDLSQNGRPKGLFAEFFFDMNPIKAYDWKNANFLLRIILILRIPIMLVLQFIIPVVNKTAAKSGWSKLLNCIQPSVLPTVAVIILKVDDVEVGPLPLVVIVFVLGAVVSVVLITRTSRDQPPKYHNAFALLGFLGATLVVWVIAGEVMAVLESIGFASRISDAMLGLTLLAWGNSVGDLISNVAIARQGFARMGYSACFGGPLFNTLVGLGLHWTYTAFQHHDYRTHIINSDMMPGCLAFLLCSLTTSFLYLNITGFALRQSYGYVLISIYLVFMLINLLSEIKFIHPLGADHRPLTGIVQ, from the exons ATGTTTGTGGAATTAATAGGAGCAGGAGTATTTGTGACAGCAGTTATTGCCGGTACAATTGGAATAGTCGCTCCGGTTGATATAATTGCCAAGACATTTATTCGCGACTGTTGTTTTTACGTTTCGTCTATTATTTGGGTATCTTACATTTCTGCAGACGACGTTATAGAATTGTGGGAAAGTCTGA gtttacttttaatttatgttttgtttattttatgtgTCGTTATAATGCAATGGATCGATAATCGCGAAGTTAATCGCAAAg ataaaattctacaaattcaagacaatgatATGTTGCAGACATATTTATCACCAACAACAGCACAAAAGCATATCAGCAAACGAGTTAAAGCCGGTGCATTCAGCATAAAGACAAAAATAG ATCTCGCAATAGCGACAGAAATATCTAAAGTCCAGTTTGACAGTGATGAATCTCCCTCAAGCTCACAGGTAGATTTATCTCAGAACGGACGACCTAAAGGTTTATTTGCTGAGTTTTTCTTTGACATGAATCCTATTAAAGCATACGATTGGAAGAATGCTAACTTTTTATTGAGAATCATACTTATTTTGCGGATCCCGATAATGCTCGTTTTGCAATTTATCATACCGGTTGTCAACAAAACCGCTGCAAAGTCAGGATGGTCTAAATTACTTAACTGTATTCAGCCAAGCGTCTTGCCCACAGTAGCAGTCATCATATTAAAAG TTGATGACGTTGAAGTTGGACCGTTGCCATTAGTTGTAATTGTATTTGTTCTTGGTGCTGTAGTATCTGTGGTTTTAATTACAAGAACTAGTCGTGATCAACCACCAAAATACCATAAT GCTTTTGCACTTCTGGGATTTTTGGGAGCAACCCTAGTGGTCTGGGTGATAGCAGGCGAAGTGATGGCTGTCCTGGAGAGTATCGGTTTTGCTAGCAGAATATCCGACGCTATGTTAGGATTAACCCTTCTAGCTTGGGGTAACAGCGTTGGAG ATCTCATCTCAAATGTGGCAATAGCGCGTCAAGGGTTCGCACGAATGGGTTACTCAGCTTGCTTCGGCGGACCTCTTTTCAATACGCTAGTTGGCCTTGGATTGCATTGGACTTACACAGCCTTTCAGCATCATGATTATCGCACTCACATAATCAACAGCGATATGATGCCAGGATGCTTGGCTTTCCTTCTCTGTTCACTCACTActtcatttctttatttaaacatCACGGGCTTTGCCTTGCGACAGAGCTATGGTTATGTACTTATCTccatttatttagtttttatgCTTATCAATCTTCTcagtgaaattaaatttatccaCCCGCTCGGAGCCGATCACCGACCTCTTACCGGAATAgttcaataa
- the LOC123265406 gene encoding protein draper-like codes for MRPTLLITVLLNLLIICYSLEDWDGSSVCRKRVSKQVSRYVPYIETYKKRIFIFKKTLSRYNYRWEHYTQWDIEDTCCPGYAEDLNVCRPVCSGDCPMGLCVRPDECSCNIGYILVNTESGQACEPHCPLDCTFGTCTAPNTCTCNDGYELDDQGRKCVPSCTSPRCGLFSTCLSPENCVCAAGYKKASDSKIEVHCEPICDPACSNNSYCASPNKCLCDPGYKISSATGSSSEPVTCVPECSPGCENHSSCIAPNKCECHSGYASSSDLAEQNGDSMTQCYPVCVPSCGPHGICESPNKCSCNTGFNLIIERNTTTLEMTSVTCQPICDPPCGIRGDCVAPNTCSCDKGWKIMVSQLADKIDRYCTPHCEQACGEFSTCIKTDVCECHPGYQIIPSDQAHLNSSEPINCRPICEKPCINGVCASPNSCDCNDGYILDTDDPYNCEPNCGKEGCINGFCSAPEQCTCNKGYQLSNNSQSICDPVCNNCVNGACIAPNACVCNLGYEENEAGQCVPSCYGRCINGSCIAPNKCQCNAGFVSNLDSDNLESSSPMCRPHCTSNCTNGTCTSPDVCICNPGYEKNDKEECVPNCDGRCNFGHCVAPGECNCYSGYVAVDDPISPCQPYCKDGCINSLCVRPGTCQCDSGYTASSINASYCEPICQGDCTHGDCIGPNDCQCHQGLVWRKPNNETESDGGGKEFGSCVNPCEGGCGDHGICNVENRTCDCFYGWADQNCGSASLCGIIRNDGDEDLLRWIVDRFGTANDTVNNLEAINWHGPSCNAKCSLSSASSNVTECFRLLAFNNDSKDQRYNQSHVYVCFLDFTSSCNSESLKTSNVPLTSIVSVVPVIIAIAVVAGIILIVVKRRKSQIFQINVISTDNLLEPSSELTNSLIYCDEDFSSTRSVNAQESKNK; via the exons ATGAGACCGACACTGTTAATTACGGTCttgttgaatttattaattatttgctATTCATTGGAAGACTGGGACGGTTCATCGGTTTGTAGAAAAAGAGTCAG caaaCAAGTATCGAGATACGTTCCATACATCGAAACCTACAAAAAAAGGATATTTATCTTCAAAAAAACATTATCAAGATACAATTATCGATGGGAG CACTACACACAGTGGGACATTGAAGATACTTGCTGCCCGGGGTACGCAGAAGATCTTAACGTGTGTCGTCCAGTTTGCAGTGGAGATTGTCCAATGGGACTCTGCGTACGTCCGGACGAGTGCTCTTGTAACATCGGATACATACTAGTAAATACCGAAAGCGGTCAAGCATGTGAGCCACACTGTCCATTGGACTGCACTTTTGGCACATGTACAGCCCCAAACACCTGCACCTGTAACGACGGTTATGAATTGGATGACCAAGGGCGTAAATGTGTCCCTTCTTGCACCTCGCCCAGGTGTGGTCTCTTCAGCACCTGCTTATCCCCCGAAAACTGTGTCTGTGCTGCCGGATACAAAAAAGCTTCCGATTCAAAAATCGAAGTTCACTGTGAACCGATTTGTGATCCCGCCTGCAGCAATAACAGTTATTGCGCATCTCCGAATAAGTGTCTCTGCGACCCAGGTTACAAAATTTCCTCAGCAACTGGATCCTCCTCAGAGCCTGTGACATGTGTACCAGAATGTTCTCCAGGTTGTGAAAATCACAGTTCGTGCATCGCTCCCAACAAATGTGAATGTCACTCCGGCTACGCGTCATCGAGCGATTTGGCAGAACAGAACGGCGACTCAATGACCCAGTGTTATCCAGTCTGTGTACCTTCCTGCGGTCCTCACGGTATCTGTGAGTCTCCAAACAAGTGTAGCTGTAACACGGGGTTCAATTTGATAATCGAACGCAACACCACAACATTGGAGATGACATCAGTGACATGTCAGCCTATTTGCGATCCCCCGTGTGGAATCCGTGGAGACTGTGTCGCCCCTAACACGTGTTCCTGTGATAAAGGATGGAAAATAATGGTCAGCCAGCTTGCCGACAAGATTGACCGCTACTGCACGCCGCACTGCGAGCAAGCCTGCGGCGAGTTTTCAACCTGCATCAAAACGGATGTATGCGAGTGTCATCCGGGTTACCAAATAATCCCCTCGGACCAAGCCCATTTAAATTCCTCCGAACCCATTAACTGCCGCCCAATCTGCGAAAAACCCTGCATCAATGGAGTCTGCGCTTCCCCGAACAGTTGCGACTGCAATGACGGCTATATTCTAGACACCGACGATCCCTACAACTGCGAACCAAATTGTGGAAAAGAAGGATGCATCAACGGGTTCTGTTCGGCTCCTGAACAGTGTACATGCAACAAAGGCTATCAATTGAGCAACAATTCACAGTCGATTTGTGATCCTGTTTGTAACAACTGCGTAAACGGAGCTTGTATTGCTCCTAACGCGTGTGTTTGTAATCTAGGATACGAGGAAAACGAAGCTGGTCAATGTGTTCCTAGTTGCTACGGCCGGTGCATCAACGGGAGTTGTATTGCGCCCAATAAATGTCAATGTAATGCGGGCTTTGTTTCTAACTTGGACAGCGATAATTTGGAAAGTAGTTCGCCTATGTGCAGGCCGCACTGCACGTCCAACTGCACGAATGGCACGTGTACGTCACCAGATGTCTGCATTTGCAATCCAGGTTACGagaaaaatgataaagaaGAGTGTGTGCCGAATTGTGATGGACGTTGCAATTTTGGACATTGTGTTGCGCCGGGTGAGTGCAATTGCTATTCCGGTTACGTCGCAGTAGATGATCCTATCAGCCCGTGTCAGCCATACTGCAAAGACGGATGTATTAATAGTTTGTGTGTCCGTCCTGGTACCTGTCAGTGCGACTCGGGTTACACTGCTAGCAGTATTAATGCCAGTTATTGTGAACCTATTTGTCAGGGTGACTGTACTCACGGCGACTGTATTGGACCAAATGATTGCCAGTGTCATCAAGGGCTCGTATGGCGAAAACCAAACAATGAAACAGAGTCTGATGGTGGCGGTAAAGAGTTTGGTAGCTGTGTCAATCCTTGCGAAGGTGGATGTGGAGACCATGGGATTTGCAATGTCGAAAACCGGACGTGCGACTGTTTTTACGGATGGGCTGATCAAAACTGCGGGTCTGCCTCGCTCTGCGGGATTATCCGCAACGACGGCGATGAGGATTTACTCCGATG GATCGTCGATAGATTTGGGACGGCTAACGACACCGTCAACAATTTGGAGGCCATAAACTGGCACGGGCCGTCTTGCAACGCAAAATGTAGCCTCAGTAGTGCTAGCAGTAACGTCACCGAATGCTTCCGTCTCCTTGCGTTCAACAACGACTCGAAAGATCAGCGATACAACCAAAGCCATGTCTACGTTTGCTTTCTCGATTTCA CGTCGTCGTGCAACTCAGAGAGTCTCAAGACGAGCAATGTACCTCTTACTAGCATAGTGAGCGTGGTACCCGTCATAATAGCAATTGCCGTAGTCGCCGGAATAATTTTGATAGTGGTTAAACGACGCAAAAGCCAGATCTTCCAGA ttaatgtAATCAGCACGGACAACCTGTTGGAACCGTCATCCGAGCTCACGAATTCACTGATCTACTGCGACGAGGACTTTTCGTCGACACGTTCTGTGAATGCGCAAGAGAGTAAGAATAAGTGA